ttaaattcaaattttgTTGCATTACTTCAAAATACCACAAAATTATCCATTCATTCtggaattaattttatttttaatatacagttaagtatattatttgatGATGTCAGTGAAGATATAAAGCAACCTTGTCAATTTTTAGCACCAAGAAGAAAAggatttattttgaaaaataatgcAAATAACACTACTTATTCGGTAATAATGGATTTTAACTTACCTAGAAAATTGTTTGAATGTGTAGCTACAATATGCGAATTTTCTAAAGATGAtggtattatttttttcagtATCTATCTTCATTcaacaaatttattaaaagatctTGTTTTTCATTCATGTGTACAAATGTTACCATGTTTATATGAATTTGTTTTATACTTTCTATCTGAATGTGGTTTTGATGtagaattttatataaaaacaagtAAGATTAAGAATGatattaaagaattaaaCGTTTTTTGGTCTTTACTACATAAGAATGAGGCAAACATatgttttaacaaaataaataaaacagaATCAGAACTATCCTTAAACCGTACACCTAGAAAAAGTTCATTTTTGTCAAATATTAGTTTTAATATGACACATGAATCAAATTCAACAGATcgttcaaaaattttatcatcaaCTCCAAACCGTTCTGGTAATTCATTATTTGCtgaatttttaagaaaatctACACCAACAAAATTGTCAGgaaataattcattaattaatttttcagtTCATTCTGGTGTTTTATCTAAAGAACCAACGTCATCAACACCTTTTAGAGAAACGGAAAACAATTTAAGCGCATTAGCGTTAACACCAATATTATCAtacaaaaatgaaaaatataaagttgaTAATGATACAACTAGTAGACTTCAACGAATATTTACTGCTTTACATGTATTTTATGAAAGATCAAgaattaatagaaataatgaaattttatgtaAAGTAATTGGTGAACCTTTGTATGCATTTGCATTATATTGTGGTTTACAAGAATATATTCATACATATGAACAAGATTTTTCTGTTTTTATTGagaataaacaaattttacaaaattctCTTATTTCAACTGGAACAGGTGTATTTGATAAAGATtctatttcaaaaaatttacctCTTTCATGTTCATTTAGAAGACTTCGTAGTAAGATGCTAAAATTGCGGTGTATTGAAGATGAACATAGTATGTTTGTTGCAGTTCCACCacaatatcttttaatttatggaatgttaataaaaaaaattaacaaagtTAAACATATACAAATGGTTTTTGGAAATAGATGGGAACAAGTATTAATGATACCTGATAAACATCTTTTTCTAAGATTATTTTCAGGAATATCTAATTATTTGGTCAGAGCAAAAGCAATTTTTCTTGAGTTAGGGTTAAATCCTAATCATGCACTAGAGTTGCAGTTATCTTCTTATCCagttttcaataaaattctTATGAATTATTCTTCATTATACTTACAAAGAATAACACTAAAACCtctttttgaatttttatcaGAAAGTAATTTTAGAGATTTTTTACTACATAGATTTCCTGAAGATATTAGATATCAAAATGTTCTTAATATGCTTGATACTTCAAAACCTGTACTTATTCAAGTTAGAACCATCTCAACAATGTCTGATTCAGATATACGTGAATATCAAGAAGATTTTCTTACTATTGCTATGtgtaaatattatacaaaacCATTTGGAAAAgctattgttaaatttagaACTGTTGTTCCtgatatatataatacttttacaGTTGATAATATTTGTGTTTCAGGAAAAGTATTACCTATGTGGACAACAATAGATACTGTGAATAATGAAGCTAATAGACCTTATACTGAATGGGGAGATTTTTATAATGGAACGGCACGTggattagaaatattatcaGCAGATAGTTTACATTTATCATCAGAATTCTTAACATCTGttataaataatcaaaatcaaaaaaatatgcaTGCTGCAGCAGGTTTAGTTTATGGTTTAGGATTAAATGGTCATATTAATAGACTTAATCAATTTGTGTGTCATGAAATGTTAACAAGAggtgataaatttttttcaattgcTTTATTACTAGGATTTGGTGCTAGTAATATTGGATCAGCTGATCAaggattatttaaaattatggcaagtcatttaaaatttttaatgccACCAACACAATTAGAATTAACAATAGACTCAACCATTCAAGCTTCAGCTGCAGTTGGATTAGGTTTGTTATTCTGTGGAAGAGAAACACAAGAATTAACTGAtaagtttttaaaacaaatgtGTAGAGAAAATTATGTTGAAAGTGATATGATTTCACAAAGatattctttttcattaGCATGTGGTTTTGCTGTTGGTTTAATTAATTTAGGTAAAGgtaatcataaaaatagtttatcaTTACCTATTAGTGATGCTAAACCTTCAATTGCTCATagattattaaatatgttaaatgGTGGTGCCAAAGAAATTGATAACAGTAGACAAGTTGATAAATTTgatgattattttaatatgtcTTCAGTACCAGTAGGAACTAGAAAAAGATTAGAGAAATCTTCACAATCAACAACTAATCATGTTAGAGAACTTCCAAATTGTAATATACATTTAACAGCACATCCAGCTGCTGTAGCACTAGGATTAGTTTACCTTGATAGTAATATTGAATGGCTTGATAAAGCATTAAGAATTCCAGAATCAttttatgaattaaaaaatattaaacctGATGTTATAATGACAAGAACAATTGCTAGATTATTAATTGGATTTAGAAATGTTAAACCAACAAAAGAATGGGCTGAAAAACAAATTCCTATTTCAATaagacaaaaatttaaagatattacTGATTTAAGTAAACGCGGTGAAGAAGATGAAGATATTGTTTATGTTCAtgcatatttttatatatattgtggTGCTTTATTTGTTCAGGGTCTCAAATTTGCTTCAACATGGGATGAAAGAGTTATTAAATCATGTGAACATATATTACCATATTTGGAACATGAAAATTTAAGAGATTATGAATCTAATTACATGGGTGTATAtactaatttaaatttaagaaTGTTTTATAGGATGATTATATTATCAGTAATGGCAATGGTGAAAGCAGGTAGTGGTgatgtaaatataattagaCTAGCAAGGCATATGAAAGCAGCTTGTGAAACAGAAAAAATACAACCAAATCATGCTAATTTCCAACATAGTATGTGTAATATGGCACTTGGAATGGTTATGTTAGGTGGATCAAGGTATTGTCTTGGTGATTCACCATTAGCGATAGCATCACTTTTTATGGCATTTTATCCAGTTTTTCCTAAACATATTTATGAAAATCGTTTATACCTTCAACCATTACGTTTCATGTGGACAATAGCTACCGAACCAAGAATGGTAACATTTTATGATATACAAACAAAAAAGTATGTTTCTTtggaatattttatttgtttacgTGATGGAGTAACTAAAAAGATGATGTCACCAAGTCATTTACCAAcaatatcattaattaaaaacttttacatTAGTTCAACAGAGTATATATTTCATGAAGCATTACAATTACCAGATAAGATAAATCGTGAAGAATTAAAAGAACTTTTAACTAAATTTCATAATCGAATACCTGTTAGTAGGATATCAATACTTGAATCATCTcaacaacaaaataaaatgtattcatctgttattaataatatagatGAAAAGGCATTAGATATTAGAATGAATGAGACTATCAGAGATTCTACTTCATTTAAGATGACAGAATTTgagaaaaatgaaataattaaaatgaaagATTTTATGGTTTTATCAACGAAGTatgttcaaaaaaattataaattatttgaagatCTTCGACAAAAATTACAAtctatttgattttttattttaatatttatttacttttattatattttaataaataggGAATGATCCAATTATATGGGATGTTgtgatacttttttttttaatttataaaataaaaaacatttatttaaaatcaaattaatttttaaaaaaaatatttcataatactattttttttccttctGAAGTTTTGTAGatgatttaatataatactttggagaaatgtttataaatattttaaaaaatgtttattaatttaaaaaatattagacagttttcttctaatttatttttgaaggAACCTATATTTCCTAAAAAACCAAAATCTGATGGTGAAGCATTAAGTTTTGTAGATTATAAAAGAGTATTATGTAAAGGTGGTAGGGGTGGAAATGGTATggtatcattttttaaaggTTACCGGGTACCTTTTGGTGGTCCAGATGGTGGTGATGGAGGTAATGGAGGAcatgttatatttaaagcaagtaaaaaaacaaaagatttatcaaaattaaaaggAATTTATAAAGCTGGACATGGTGAGTATGGAATGGGTAAAAGTTGTCATGGTAAGAATGCAGAACATAggtaaattataaatgaagaattattattataaaaatcatttaagaATTATTCATGTTCCattaaatacaattatttgTAAACCAGCAATAGAAGGaataagtaaaaaagaaataataaaagaattaattaatGATGAGGAAATATTTCTTGCAGCTAGAGGTGGTGCAGGAGGACATGGTAATCAATTTTATGTTTCAAATGAAGTACGTAAACCAATAAAAGCTGAAATTGGTGGAATGGGAGAAGAAATAATGTATGATGTAGAGATGGGAGTTATGGCATTTGGTGGTTTTGTTGGATTTCCAAATGTTGGTAAAAGTACATTATTAAGATCTATATCTAGAGCAAAACCAAAAGTTGCTTCATATCCATTTACTACACTAAAACCACATATAGGAATAGTTGAGTATGATGATTTTACTCAAATATCTATTGCAGATATTCCAGGATTGATTGAAGGTGCACATATGGATTATGGTTTAGGTTCATCATTTCTTCAACATATTAAAAGATGttattgtttaatatatGTGATTGATGTTAGTCTTGGAAATTATGAATCTCAATTTGAAATATTGAAGAATGaattaaatatgtataagAAAGGTTTAACAGATAAACcttcattaattattttatcaaaaatggATTTATTACAAGGTCTCAATATTCAAAGTAtacaaaaacaatttaataatattaggGTGTTTCCAATATCATCAAGAAATATGTTAGGTTTAAAAGAATTTCTGGTTTATGTGCGTGAATTATATGATTTCTATAATAATGATacttgtatttaaaaatatttgttttgctattattaaaaattgtattaaacaaattagaaatataactatttagattttgtaaattattctttctttttttttaaatatatttttattaattttattttgttatctataaaatttaagaacTTTTCACCTAATTTTCATTTCTAtcctttttaatttattaaataccctagtttaattttatcaataataatatatatatgtatatatatcttttgatTGAATGATTAGTTtgttataaaagtttaataaattaaatatttacgttgaataaaataaactaaatataaactattttgtttataaaatttttacatgtattactttaaaaccatatgtttattatttataaaaaatttttttttaaaaatcaatcataattgtttatttaaaaagtagattttttaattttttttaataaagtaattcttaatatttttaaaatttgaaacatttatttttaaaaaaagtaaataaaatttttaacattattttataaaaatttaaattgacgtttttattatctaatgttttaaaagttataacacctttaaattttattgttataagtTGTAGTAACAACATTTTTCTACAGgatatttacaattaataaataatattttactaatatttttttttgttgacaaaatatttgttttctGGTAACTTTACTCcaaaatttataacttttcTAAATAAGATAAAGTATTCATTCAACGTTGGCGTTCTATACTTCAATACAGAAGCGAcaacatatttatttgattaataattaatttatctatattataagtttaaatttatatttggtaaatttttttttgaaataactATGAGACGATGGGGTTTGTCTAATATTATTGCATCAACAACACCAATTACACGCACATCCtcaacaactttttttactGATGGTGTTTTGAATTCATCTTCTGTCAATGTTGATTTTGTTTCAAATCCAGATGCATGGGAACGTGAATTTTTTGATCATATGTTTCGTTTACAGGATTTGTTGTCACAAAAAAATCCTGACTATGATACAATTCAAGAtgtattttttacatttaatgtTATGACTCATTTATTGATGTTAGAAGTAAATTCTCAACCAAAAACTACTATAGGAACAATTCTTGATAGTTGTTTTagtaatgaaatttttattaaattacaaaattgGGCTGAAAATGTTTCAGAAAGTTATCATATGGCATGTCAAGTTAATTTAGTTAAAGCATATGATTCTATGTTGTCAAATTCAAATAGACATAGCCATTGTGTTTTAGTTCATAAACCAATTTTATTACCATTATTAAGACTTTTACATTGGTGTAATGAAACTGTTGAAGAAAGAAATCATGTTCCTTGTGGTATTGATAAAGATTTTGTAGTacttttaaatcaaatatcAAGAAAGATGTCTCAAGACATTacattattacattttttatttaattttaatgaagaTACTTCAACTAATGATGGAGGAAATGGTGTTGATTTGATGAATACATCTTTTGGTTCATTTAAATCAACATCTTCTAATGATAGTTCAAATCGTTTTCTTGTTTTTTCACTTCTTATACCATATTTGTATGGGCCTGGAGATATTGGTCAATTAGCTAAAGATTCTGTTTTATCTATTTTGGCTGTATCAGCAAATTTTCCAGCTGTTGCTagttatataacaaaaaaaacatcTTTTTGTCAAGTTTTATCTGGTGGTTTATGTGGTTTATATTCACTTTTACCAAGACATATAAGTGCTGCATTACAAGTTAACCAAAATTGgcataaattaataataccaaatgatattttattgttatccTCATTAACAGATTTACATGATtcattgatatttttaaatgctATAGTTGAAGTTAGTCATCCAATGATTAAAATGgaaattgtaaataatttttataaaggaCTTTTAGTTGAAGTTATGAAACCTGGTTTTATTCAAGGTGATATTGATGAATTTTTAAGTCaaatagtatatttaaatttaatgtttgaAACATTTACAGATGAAGTTTTAATTcattcattattaaaattattattacgTGAAGAATGGAAAGGAAATGAGATGGCAAATTTATGTAattcatataatttaaatgatagtAATTATGGTTGTGAAAAATTAAGTATATTAGATTTAATATTAGTTAGAATGAGAGAAAATGATAGATTAACTAATGTTGTTTtgtcatttatttatacattattaaatCTTGTTTGTGAGGATGTAATGTGGAATCAGGTATTTAGATATATAATTACTAAAGTTTATATTTCTAATTCTGTTACTGATTTTGATTCTAAAAAATCAATTCTTTCTGCTGAACAGTACTTATCTTTTATACcattttgtattaaaaatttaggattagatgaaaatgatgaaaataatttaatttctaaAGGACCTTTATCAAGGCATTGTTTATCttcaaaaattgaaattattGAAGTATCTATTGCATGTTTATCATGGAAATGGCCTTATGATGGAAGATTaccaaataaatttttaaatgatacaTGTGATTCACCACCACCACCATCAATTGGTAGTAGTAATTTTACAAGATTTGGTTCTGCAAGGAGTAGTTTAATATCATCTACAGGTGGTAATAgatatttcaataattttaatagaagTGCGCATACTACATTAGATACACAAGGTTTTTTGGATGTTATTGGAAATAGTAAACTTAATGAACTTGGTGAAGAAGATGAAGATGAGTTTAGTGATGAAGAGGCTAAATTTAATAGAATGCTAGAGGGAATTGATGATGGTGATGAAGATGGTTTTTTACCATTACCACCAAATGATAGTCAATTTGATCAAATGACACAAAGTCATATGGAATATCTTCATTTAACGTATGATGATTTATCTGATGATGAAAATGAAGATAAGATAAATGATGTACAAAAAGTTACTGAATATCAAGTTCCAATAAATTATGAAGagatagaaaaaaagataGAAAATGTCCGTAGtaatataatagaaaaattaaatttttcagaAAAATGTAGTACTAAtgaatttttagataaattaaaagaaattaattcaccacaaaataaaaaaaaaggtaaaaaaagGTTGGAAGAAAATATAGCTTTTATAGAATCtaaattacaatatttaaaagaaattcaaGCTGAAAATGAggaagaaaaagaagaaacaGATATTGATGATACAATAACATCaccaaatataaatttaaatttaaacttattaaatgatatagaTAGCAAAGAAAAATTTACTGGTATACCAATAGAATTACCATATAGTTGTCATGATCCTAATGATTAtggtttattattaaatagatTATTTGATTTACTTGAATCATTagttgaaaataattatacaacAAATCTTCTTTTAATAGCTGTATTAAGatcattattatcatttccTCAACCAATATTAAGAGCATTTATGTTATATCCAAGTAAAAATCCTGCCAATTTATCACCAATActacatatatttaattcaCTTAAAGCTAAAATTGATCATTTTGCTCAAGAAATTGATggttttgatattttatatattagagcattaaaacatttaaataaaaaagctGAAATGTatgaaagaaatttaaaGGGTAATGGTATACATAAAGATTATCATTGTAATGGTCAAGAAGATTTAGATAATGGTAAAGAATCAATATCTAGGAAAACTTCATCTCGTAAATCAAGTCGATTTTCAAATCTTTTCCGTTTTGGTAGAAAATCATCAACTGAAAGAAAAGCAAATGAAGATGAAATTGATGATTCAGACTTTGAAACATCCCGTTCAGGAAGATCAAATTCTAGTTTTTCTACAACATTTGACATAACATCAAATAATCAAAGATCTTCTAACAATTCATTAGCcgtttacaaatatttttcacaTAAAGCTTTAGAATCTAAAGCTAATACAGAAGATGCTTCACATAATAAACGAGTTGTTTATGCAGCTATCTGTATGACAGAAATGGCACAAATGTTTGCGGCATTTAGTTTAGAGCATTCTATAACTATTTGTGATGCTGTcagtaaatatattaaataactatatatatatattttatattacaaaaaaaagagaacaatgaaaaaatgaaattttttattatatttttaaattataaataaaagaaaattttatatttaatcttCCCAATCctcattatattataaagaaattgttATCTAATTGATTTGtcatttagaaatttttttttatcaatagtAGTATTCATTGCCTTCAAATCCGATAAAACTTTCATCTCCTTCAGGCATACATTGATACTCTTGATCAACATTGAAGTAATTACATTGTTCATCTGATTCCCAGAAACATTCTGATTTATCACTTTCTTCCATTCTATTAGAAATCTGATcattaacatatatattttcctCTTCCCTAAATAAAGGTTCCATTCCTTCCCAGTTTTTACATTCGTAATCATTTTTGGAAACTTCTCTAACAACTTTTTCAATATCACTACTTGGTTTGAAGTCTCGGAGCATTTCATCGATAATGTCCTTGAGTTCTTTGTCATTATCTTCGTCGTCTTCGTCGTTGTTATCATTCCCCTGAAGAACATCAAAAGTACCATGATCTTTACTGCAATCATTTTGACTTTGTTGAGTTGATTCATACCTGTCTTTCTCACACTCATCCCAATACATATAGGGTCCCTCTGCTGGAGACTGTCGAATACTGCAGATTCGAGGTATGTTTGAGATGGTGAATATTGATCTATTATGACATTTGATGGTATCAAATTACAAAGTTCTCGATTTCTTTCAGATAATCTggcattttcttttttaagttcttcattttcttttattaatttttttaatgctaACTCCAAAATACTGgttctttcttttttacgATCTCTAGCTGTTTGTGCCGCAACACGATTCCTCCATTTTCTTCGATTTGCCTTCTCTTCACTTGACATATTTGTTAATCTTTCACGACGTTGTTTCATTTTTGGTTGATTAATTTGTGATGGTGCTTTTCCAGCAAGTACTGTTTTGATAACATTATCATctatatcattaatttcttcaggtattttaatatttatatcatttatatctGAAAAATTTGTTGACTGAGTACCACTGCAACTACTATAACCACAATCAGAGTATGGTGATGATGATTGAAATGAGGAGGGAGATAATAATGAAGATGAAGTTTGTGGTGATATAACCATATACTGATTTGGATTTATATCAACTTGTTGAAGTGAATTTGATGTTGATggttttattgttataattgGTATTGATTTACCAGGTACTAATATTACTCTTTTTGGTGGAAGGGTTGGTGCTGGTAATTGGTAattttgaaacatttttatactattgtagcaaaagattttttttatctttaaataaattaaacaaattagaaggaatatatttatctatatttaCCAAGATAGAAAGGAgtcaattaataataatatttataaatttttttaaacataaaatgaGATAATAACAAGGACAATATCTTtgaataaatgatataaactAATGTTTCTATGTATGTAGTCTATACTGGTTATTGATGTTAATGGTGATGTCAGCATTAAAGTTTGtgataaacattttatgtACACGTACTCTTATACTATTGgttgattttttattttaaccaATAATAAACATGTACATTATTCcatgaaattattaaaatatcatattgttattattttgaaatatttttaaaaacaagaatttttacatattattttatgtgtATATTAGAAAATCAAATCtgatatattttgttttttaagtagagattttttttttagataataaacataaaattgtatcatatgaaattttaaattaagtaaaaatacaaataattggtgtattgtaaataaaattcaaaGTAAAATTAGGTTGATGAAAtgattttatgataattaaaaaaaataaaattttggtaaaaagtgttttttgattgtttaattaattaaccATAAAATTAAGGTATAACATAAAGAATCAGTTATTCTCTCTTTGTATATCTTTTGTGCGCATAAAATttactaattattttaattacaaaattggtaaataatttattctcAATTAGTGTATATTACCAAAATTATTGCAGTATAGATAACCTTgccatttatttttactaaattttctgtataaacttttttcatgaaagttttactaaaaatgttaattaaatataaataaattattaactaaGAAAGTTTCATTTTGTTCAAggatctttttatttaaaaaagatatttgtAAAATCTAAATTTTATGGTaccattaaattattttatatttttaattaaaaaaaaatttaatgtttattaaattttaattttatatgtgtaagatcttttttattattaatttttttttaacaataaaattttataaatgatttaaattaaattaaataaaatgttaaaatttcattttgaaataattgaaatacttttttcctagtataaaaatgtaatcaTATGAAagtcacaaaaaaaaatgaagtacataattaaataaatttgtttattgttttgaaattgtcatataacaaaaaataatacttttggTAAATACAAAACAGATGTAATAATATGCTTAACACTTTTTCTTATTCAATAGCAAGTTCCTTTAAAGCATAGAAAATTTTGATCGAAGAATTGTGACACCACTAACTTGAATGACATATACCAAATGACcgtttatataatatatattgtaaagaAAACATTGCTTAacattttgttttatcaCCTATTGATAGTAAAAATCAATGTTAGTGATTAAAGAGGAAAATGAAGTTGGTAGAATTTTTGAGAGTTAGAGTGGTAATTCGTTAAGCTTAACAGTTTtatactaatattttaaaacttcttaatattaatactattttttatttttttaatagttttaaaatgttaaacaatttttttaatgatttttaatatatttatagattttattatcatatatttttgatcaaattattgtttgattaaaataataataaaaaaaaaaagttaactGTCAATCTTATTaagtatataaatttctaattatttactttttaaaatattttaaaatcattgataattataaaagtttaaagtatatttaaactttttaattgtattacattatattttcaGGAATATCTAAACAAAATTAtcttatttcattaaaatcaaatgaaTTATGTTAAGCAAACATGAAATTTAATGTGAAATAAAGTTCTTCAAATGGTTCATGTTAAATGA
This Strongyloides ratti genome assembly S_ratti_ED321, chromosome : 2 DNA region includes the following protein-coding sequences:
- a CDS encoding X-box-binding protein 1, with protein sequence MFQNYQLPAPTLPPKRVILVPGKSIPIITIKPSTSNSLQQVDINPNQYMVISPQTSSSLLSPSSFQSSSPYSDCGYSSCSGTQSTNFSDINDINIKIPEEINDIDDNVIKTVLAGKAPSQINQPKMKQRRERLTNMSSEEKANRRKWRNRVAAQTARDRKKERTSILELALKKLIKENEELKKENARLSERNRELCNLIPSNVIIDQYSPSQTYLESAVFDSLQQRDPICIGMSVRKTDHGTFDVLQGNDNNDEDDEDNDKELKDIIDEMLRDFKPSSDIEKVVREVSKNDYECKNWEGMEPLFREEENIYVNDQISNRMEESDKSECFWESDEQCNYFNVDQEYQCMPEGDESFIGFEGNEYYY